A window from Mya arenaria isolate MELC-2E11 chromosome 9, ASM2691426v1 encodes these proteins:
- the LOC128202819 gene encoding uncharacterized protein LOC128202819 yields MSSLFTRISKGHFLGKGGNGKVFEAHSKNGDKQLVVKQGRWWSQHCETPPEIANTCLMQQMGVRGINHMVDCEIYHDKTKNGASNYSVVFERMPMDLFTYVEKFDIPEPVVKDIMWQIILILCEMDSKCQLMHMDMKPENVLIDPDTIEVRLCDLEFCVPTDDECISLKSYEVSTPAYRAPERQFKVCFPRKSTVWSLV; encoded by the coding sequence ATGTCGTCTCTGTTTACTCGTATAAGTAAAGGTCATTTTCTGGGAAAGGGTGGAAATGGAAAGGTGTTTGAGGCACATAGCAAGAACGGTGACAAGCAGCTTGTCGTAAAACAAGGTCGGTGGTGGAGTCAACATTGCGAAACCCCGCCAGAGATAGCTAACACTTGCCTTATGCAACAGATGGGCGTACGAGGTATCAACCACATGGTCGATTGTGAGATTTACCATGACAAGACCAAAAATGGAGCGAGCAATTACAGCGTGGTATTTGAAAGAATGCCAATGGACCTATTTACCTATGTGGAAAAGTTTGATATCCCTGAGCCTGTGGTGAAAGACATTATGTGGCAAATCATTTTGATTCTTTGTGAAATGGACAGCAAGTGCCAATTGATGCACATGGACATGAAACCAGAGAATGTGTTGATCGATCCAGACACCATAGAAGTTCGCCTATGTGATTTAGAGTTTTGCGTGCCAACTGATGACGAGTGCATATCTTTGAAATCATATGAAGTTTCCACACCTGCCTATCGTGCTCCTGAGAGACAGTTCAAGGTATGCTTCCCTCGTAAGTCTACAGTCTGGTCACTGGTATAA